The proteins below are encoded in one region of Alistipes communis:
- a CDS encoding Fic family protein, with translation MQDFEEYIRQGEPHKREKGYAWQTAIGLQAVDDLKPSEYLIRTARQHIEGDITIEEAKQLIDSYYQAKTVRADIADRTEEADKVSARIAEILSEKTFSFSPVEYMAIHRRLFEGIYKFAGKIRDYNITKKEWVLNGETVLYASAGSIRETLDYDFEQEKKFSYKDLNINDAITHIAKFISGIWQIHAFGEGNTRTTAVFTIKFLRTFGFDISNDSFADHSWYFRNALVRANYNNLSKGIYATTEYIEAFFRNLILSEQNELKNRTMLVQERPAHDIQSATVPHDNISKCNIYTLNCTLEEIAVLNYLRERPSATQKEIAAHIGKSERTVKTITVRLVRDGILERKNGKRDGFWVIKTDELTSQNSRLDVVSPVLSPRHVPDAAKKPATHSKKKTGLKP, from the coding sequence GTCGGAGTACCTGATACGAACGGCACGTCAACATATCGAAGGCGACATTACCATCGAAGAAGCCAAGCAGCTTATCGACAGCTACTATCAAGCCAAAACGGTCAGAGCCGATATAGCGGATAGGACGGAAGAAGCCGATAAGGTGTCGGCACGCATCGCCGAGATACTCTCGGAAAAAACATTCTCTTTCTCCCCGGTCGAATATATGGCCATTCACCGCAGGCTTTTCGAGGGCATCTATAAGTTTGCCGGAAAAATTCGGGATTACAATATCACGAAAAAGGAGTGGGTGTTGAACGGTGAAACCGTCCTCTATGCCAGTGCCGGCAGTATCCGTGAAACGCTCGATTATGATTTCGAGCAGGAGAAAAAATTCAGCTACAAAGACCTGAACATCAACGATGCGATAACGCATATCGCCAAATTTATTTCCGGAATTTGGCAAATCCATGCTTTCGGCGAGGGCAATACCCGGACTACCGCTGTGTTTACGATCAAATTCCTGCGGACATTCGGATTCGACATCAGCAATGACAGTTTTGCCGACCATTCGTGGTATTTTCGCAACGCATTGGTTCGGGCCAACTACAATAACCTGAGTAAAGGTATTTACGCCACTACGGAATATATAGAAGCCTTTTTCAGAAACCTGATCTTATCCGAACAAAATGAACTGAAAAACCGGACGATGCTCGTACAGGAACGTCCGGCACACGATATTCAAAGTGCAACCGTCCCTCATGACAACATTTCAAAGTGCAATATTTACACTTTGAATTGCACTTTGGAAGAGATAGCCGTACTGAACTATCTGCGGGAGCGGCCGAGTGCGACGCAAAAAGAGATCGCTGCACATATCGGCAAGTCCGAAAGAACGGTCAAAACCATAACCGTCCGTCTTGTGCGGGACGGTATTCTCGAACGCAAGAACGGTAAAAGGGATGGATTCTGGGTGATTAAAACAGATGAACTTACATCACAAAATTCCCGTCTGGATGTTGTTTCACCGGTATTATCGCCGCGCCATGTTCCCGACGCAGCGAAAAAGCCGGCCACACACTCTAAAAAGAAAACCGGGCTGAAACCGTAG
- a CDS encoding DUF7258 domain-containing protein, whose product MKTTEVNKELIGRRCECISFGTMVTGVIEDITVTKYTAEVKVRYDEPQRWGNGILHSGWAHGDKDDESGSLKYLRLLPEPVRPDYETLVVTFAEPIRTLERRIFDDSQAWGVSTLKEWIDGYESTRFTQIGDRTAVVTSEYNMVSVREWLARHTEIETCKTA is encoded by the coding sequence ATGAAAACGACAGAGGTAAACAAGGAATTGATAGGCAGAAGGTGCGAGTGCATCAGCTTCGGCACAATGGTTACGGGAGTAATCGAGGACATAACCGTTACGAAATATACGGCGGAGGTAAAAGTGCGTTACGACGAGCCCCAGCGCTGGGGTAACGGAATTTTGCACAGCGGTTGGGCGCATGGGGACAAGGACGACGAATCCGGCTCTTTGAAATACCTGCGCCTGCTCCCCGAACCTGTCCGACCGGACTATGAAACACTTGTCGTAACTTTTGCCGAGCCTATCCGCACGCTGGAGCGCCGTATCTTCGACGATTCGCAGGCGTGGGGCGTATCGACCCTGAAGGAGTGGATCGACGGCTACGAAAGCACCCGCTTTACGCAAATCGGCGACCGCACGGCGGTCGTAACCTCCGAATACAACATGGTGAGCGTGCGCGAATGGCTCGCCCGGCATACCGAAATCGAAACCTGCAAAACGGCGTAA